taacatatTTATGCACTATTAACATAAAATGAAGGAATGTTTCGGTTCAAAGTACAGCAGTTTGTTCTTCACACATTGAAAATAATGCATGATGATGAATAAACGTTGTAAGAAATTGTAAGTTATAACTAGCAAAGACCTTTGgtgtaatacagtatattataaacgaaaatgtttgataaataaaaacaatacccACTTCCCCcacaaaaaagacagaaaacagGAACAATGTTTAAACAAAACGTAAACAGGTCTTTTTGGCagactaaaaaagaaaaagattatTTGGTAGAAaccaaatcattttgaaatgagtAAGACAAACATGACAGTGTATTCTGTCACTTATCATTAGTCTAATGCTATAGTTCTTTTAAAAAgtgattataaataaataaaagtgaacCCATGAGATCAGACTGATGTCACAAACATAACTGAAACGAACCAATGAGGTGAACTGGAGATCAAAAGGCAGCAAAAAATACTCTAAGGCATTTAAGATATATTACAGTAACGCAGGTAAACAGATCATGCTGACTGTATTAATGATAATACATAGTTTTACAACAAACCACAATCTGTGTCCACAGACACAATTCTACCAAACTGTGATGAAGTAGTCATATTTTTCGAAACAGTGTTTAAACTTGCCTTAGCAATGTAATGACATAATATAATGTAGTCCTCAACGTTTTATATGACCAAATATTCTTCTTTGATAAACTGGCATGAATAAGATATTCCAAGAAATACAGAACAGTACTATTtccatcaaaaataaaaatagatttaaatCAGATCAGAAATTCTGAATTTCTAATCGTCATCTTACAAACAAGGtgttaccccccccccccccgaatAAGGCGGTATATAAATATggcaacattaaaaaaagttctcaagaattttaaagaaacataaaTTAACAGGTCTTTCTAGGCCCTCTAACTTCTTGTAAAATGAGATCAGGAAAAGGTTTGGGTGTTCTGTGTGTCTTTGTCAGGAAACATTCAGACATGAAGTCAAAACGGAAAAGTATATCACAAGAGCACAATCAGGCAAGacaaaattttgttttttgtagtGAATACTCATCTATGTACACCTGTACAAAAGTAAGTGCTGTTTAGTGTATGTACACGTAAGCTAGGACATAGTGACAATGTCCTTGGATTTATCTCCTTCGCTGTTGTTATCAGCAGGTGAAGTGGTTACAGTCTCTCTCGGTGAGTTGGGTCCATTGTTGGGTTGCACGGGGGCTTTGGGAGTAACATCTGCGCCGCCTTCTGTTTCTTGTTCTTGCTGTGATGATGTTGCTGGAATGCACAAAGTCAAATTATTCATTGAGACAGATAAACATACATGAGCATGAGTAAGGTTGACAGAGGgtaatgatggcagaattttaatttttaggttTCTAGGTAAACTATTCCTGTAATAAAAAAGGGTAATTTTATAGTGGTTTGGTTATTGTTCTGTAGGTGTCTGATCTCCACACTATATCTTACCAGACTGTGTACACGACTTCATGTGTTCAGGCCAGTGTGCTTGTTGGCAGGGGTAGTCACAGTAACTGGTGTTCCAGCAGCAGTAGAAAATGGCCTCCTTTCTGCAGTTTGCACACCATTGCTTCTTTTTCGTTTCATCCACGGCCTGCTGTTTCTCTACCTCCATCTGCTTCTTGACCTCCGTCACGATTCGCTCTCGCTCCTGCTCAAGACTCTGTCTCATCTCGGCCATGGTCAGCTCTTAAGATCACACACAGAcgtttgtttcatttgttgtttatacatgttgttttgtttgtttctaaaGCCGACATAATGAATTTTATAAATCTAACCCTCACTATGccatccctaaacctaacctcTGCATTTTTATTTGGTCCCCACCATGTACAgaaacctgtacacacacacacgtcaggTCATGATGATAAGCTCTAAATCATAGTAATAGACAACAAATTTACTGTACATCAATAAATAAGTACCTAAATTGTGCTTCATCTCTGATAACTCTTGTTGATGTAGCCACTGCAATTTTTCAATTTCGATTCGCAATCGTTTGATCTGTAAGACAGAAGAAAGTAAGCCATTTGTTCAAGTGACCAGGTTGCTTAAATAATAGTGTTAAGGCgcgttcacattataacgataactataactataaaaaGTAAAGTTTCAAAAATCATTCTTCGTTTAGGAGAATAGGGGTTCACGTGATTTTTTCCTGCTACTGAACGCAAAAGTCCCTAATTGGATCTCTAATATTTGGCTATTGATGATCGCGACGCAGGTTTTATGtcagaattaaagggatacttcacccaaaaatgaaaattctgtcatcaattacccaccttcgagttgttccaaatctgtatacatttctttgttctgatgaacacacagaaagatatttggaagaatgacagatttccccccccattgactaccatagtggggaaaaatacaatggtagtgaaaagtgctccagaacggtctgctgtcctacattcttcaaaatgtcttcttttgtgttcaacagaataaaaaaatgataaagtaattttcctactatgggagtcaatggggggcaagatctgatattcttccaaatatctttctctgtgttcatcagaacaaagaaatgtatacagatttggaacaactcgaaggtgagtaaatgatgatagtattttcatttttgggtgaagtatccctttaaagactgtaaagaCTGGTCCAAAAAGTGTGTTTACGGCGGGATATACTATATGTAATgcttacagtactgtatatctgagcaagctggcaaaatatatgctttacatCCCGGACACGAGTGCACCTTCATCCTTCAGAGAGACCATCCAGCCTTTGCTGTGCTTTGttgtcatattttggagaaaagacgttcgggaatgaaaacgaaagcatcaGGTCATGTACTTTCATTTAAGTGACTGGGAACACTGCACTGCTTAAAATGAACAATGTAAATAACGATAATCGCTATCgtccgctggtgtggacgcaaatatagttatagttatcgttataatgtgaacggccctttaTACTCTTGGAAGATATGAGTACAAACCTCAGCTATTGTGTTTCCTGATGTGCTCTTGGAAAGATCATTATATATCTCAGTCATCGTCCCTTTAATTGCATCCATGATCTGTTCAGAGTTTCAAAACACGCAGTCAAGCATATCAACATTTATGAACCAAATTAAACCTGTTTTcaagattttctttctttcaggaATATCTCACCTTGTTAGTGTACTTGGCGATGTCAGCTGCTACATCTGCAGATGTGGTGGGGATCTGGATGTCTCCGGGTGTGGAGGTCGATGATGAAGAGCTAACAGTGGCTCCTGCCATCACGGTGCCAGAAGCCGGCGCACTGGTGACAAGAGGGACCGCTGATGAGGACGTGCTGTGTGCCGAGTCTTTCTGCTGCACAGCTGGATATACAAACACATCAAAGTTAACATGAGaaacatttgtattattttcaataaatctTGTTACTAAATATTGATCTATTCATCTTCACGCATACCTTTAACAGCCTGTCTTGTTTGATATCTGGTGCTAGAAGAAGGCTGCTGTCCTGACGAGGACGAGGAGACCTGCGCTTGCTGCTGCGGTTGTTGGTTGTGCTGCACCTGTGTTAACACCTGCGCTTGCGTGGCCGGCTGCGCTTGGCCCTGCTGCTGCCTCTGAACCTTCTGCATGTGCCACTTTTGCGAGGACGTCTGAAACTTGGTGGTGGGGTTCCACACCACGGCCTGCTGAACCACAGGCACGGTCTCTCTGGGCAGTAATGGACGTTGTTTCTTTATGGTACTGGTGGGGGTAGTTGAGGAACTGTGGGTGCTGGAGGTGGCATTGGAGAGGGTGGAGGCGGTCAGAGTGGTGCTGGCTGGAGCTGTTGTGAGGGGTAATATGTTCAGCGGGATCGGCACTGGGGACTGAGATGGGTCTTTGATGCTTGGGGTGGAGGACAGAACAGCCGGGTTCTGAGGCTGGGTAACAGCACTGGAAATAGGAGTGGATTTACCTGAAACCAAAGAAAAATGATTGATATTTACTCAACATAGTGGCCCACATGATCTAATGCTATGATTGAAGTCTTTTATGGGAGTGAACatgattttaaacatgtttcaaTGGAACTATTCTATAGAGCACAAAACATGACATGcaaaataaacagttatattGTGGCCACAAATAAGAATTCATTCCCACGATTTATTAATACGCGAGCACGTTTTGCTTACTTGTTCCCTCGTTTTAGTTCAATTGtgcttgttttattaattcGTTGCCTTGTTTTAGATAAATCAGTTTTATTAATCTTACTGATAAAATAAAATCGTACTTCCTTTTTCTGAGCAGGTTCCTCATCCCAGTCCTCAACTGTTTTATGCTCATATGATCTGGAATACTTCATTCGGATTGGCCTGTCGCAACAATCCAAGGTCAGttaattctaagtgttttacacagtgttgcagtgattattatgaatgatttatccttttttttttttttattcattggcacttgtaatctttattCAAAaccattaagctcctctcccccgcttaacaacaactcttcaccacatcaTGATGTAAGCAACAAAAacgaggtaggactatactcacTGTCCCATGGCCAGGCATTTTAttcctcccctccaggcccaacttacaacaaaccaatcaaaaagggaagggcaaaataaagccccgccctacattttttctcatttcagaagccgtttcactcggatatacatcacgatatggaaaagaagtcaatcgcaacttttgtttcatggtgacttttaAATGATAAgtttattaaatgaataaaacgtgAGCATGATCTACCTAAAACGAGATGAATTAGCAAAGCTTTTTCACATATGAATAAATcatggaaatatttttttcacatgTCGTGGGGGCTTCGTACTATTAATTTCTAAAGACAGAGTGCGCACCAAAGCATATTTAATATGTCTGAAAACGGCAGCTGTGGACACTTGGCAGTGTTTTTCTCAGCTGAGGTGCTGTGGTTGCTATGATACGGCACATCAATACAGTAATGTGTTATTTATCTGATTTCTCTAGGGCTTTGTTTATTCAACTAAATTAATATTCTGACAGTCCGACGATATTATCTGGTACAGAAATGATACTCAGTGACAGAAATATTATTGGTTTTCAGTGGTTTGTACACAAACATATGTTTGGAAAAGTAGGATGTGCTGGTTGGTTGGTGTGGCAGTTGTCCCGCCCCTCGTGCACTGTGATTGGATGGCTGCGTTAAAAGTGACAATGTGGAGGGTAGCGTCAAATTTGAAAATTTTTCAACTTTCGATCAAGTCACCAAACTTAGAATGGGAAAAGCTctattttaagttattttgaaTAAATTCCTGTTTGGTAAGTTATTGGTAACTTATATTTCTGCAGGTGAAGAAACTGTATCCATATCAATTTAATATCGATCTGCTGTCATGTTTTCACATAATGTGAAAAAAAGCCTTCATTAGTTAAAAATTCTCATGAAAATCTATTTAATAAGGCAAAGTTCTTTAATGACCCTGATAACGAAAGGCAGTCTCACCATCAGCTTTTGAGCCTGCAGGCTCTTTGAGTGCGGTGACAGCGGCTGAATCTCTCCTGGTCCTCTTCCTCTCTTTCCCTGCCTGCTCTTCCCCCAGATCAATGACCAGCTCTCTCTCTGAATCTGAATCCATGTCCACATCCACAGGTGCCGGCGGCCCATCCTCCTTCAACGTCTTGGGCTTCTCTCTAGAATCAGGTGATGCAGCAGCCACCTTTATCTTCTCTGGAGGTTCTTTCTCTGATTCCTCTTTAGCTATAGGATCGACAGGGTTTGTCGTCTGGGTGGGTTCTCCTTTGGTTGCCGTGTTGGTTGTTGTGGTAGACTCCATGCTGTTGTCTTTGTCCTCACCGGCCACTGCTGAGGGTTTCGTCTTTTTTTTAAGGGACTCTTTTGCGTTTTTCCCATCAGCTGCGGTTTTATTTTCTTGGTTGGACTTGGATTTCTGTTCATCGTCGGTGGCGTATTCACTGTCGCTGGAGTCAGACTTGTCAGATTCCTCAGAGTCACTGTGCTCTGCACCTTTATAAACATCCTCTGATATTTCATCTATACCTGtgagacaaaataaaataaaaatgtaattcagaATCAATCAATAAGtatttgtttgtaaatgaagaggcttgtaaataatgtaaaagtatttgtttaaaatctgtattAAAAGTGTTCAAGCCTGATTGTCTCATTGGTAAGACAAAACAGGAAATCCAAGGGACATTAGGCACTTTACACATACATCTTTTGCCATAAAAATGCCATAAAACACGTTTTATGTTTAGAGGTCAAATCACTCTGGCAATTTGCCAGCGTAAAGAGTTTTAACAATGCCGTAAAAGTTTTGTACTGATGCCATGTGTGAAAAAAGCCATAACAATGCTCTGAGCACGTCTGCAGTTACGATGCTCTCTCATGTCAAAGTTTTAGTGATGCAGTGTGAATAagaagaagaaataaaaactatatatataaatatattttaatcaatataGTGGATTAAAAGACATTTAGAAAGTGTATTCAATGACaatgtgatgacctcaagtctttCAGGTCATATTTGCATCTGAACTCACCCAGCTGTGCTTTGCAGCTCTCTATGGTCTTGTCCAGGTTGAGCTGAAAGCGACTTCTGATCTGTCTCTTAGGGGAGGTGAGAGAGGGCTGCTGCTGGTTCTGCTGCTGAACGCTTTCACTCAGCTCCTTCAGGTCCATCTCTGCTTTACTGCGATCTAACAAAGAACACAGGCATCTCAGTCAAGTATACACGTATACAGCCTCATAAATGACAGTGGAGTTCACAATCAGCAGTAGGTCAGttgttaaatgtatttaagttttttttttataaaaggtGTTATTAAGTGCCACTAGCATCACATCGTTGTTTCTCAGACAACAAAGAGAGCACCGCAAACGTGCAACTGGTTGAGCCAATGTTGCTACAACAGGTTGCTTAAACAAAtagataaatgtttaaatggtgCTGCAAAGCTATAGTTTTTACACTTTTGAGTGTATTTTATGAAACGCCTTCTggaataaagaaaaatatatggAGGGCCTTGATTTTGTCCTTTAAGTTAAAAGCCTgaccattggacagtcagtttACTCCTACCCCCAGGCCGAGACATACGTCTGTATGAAGGGGAAGTTAAtatttttgatgaaagattatgagggtacatgaaataaaaaaaataatgacctGCATGGATAAATCATTCATGACAAACATTgcaatattccataaaattaGAATTGAGTTTTGATTGCATGGTTACTTTtaagatctatgagatcaagcTTGAGTGAAAAAATGGAGAGGTGATGAATATCTACCAAGGTTGAGGTTAAGGATGCTGCCGGTGGTGGGGGTCTTCTCCTGTTTAACGGGGGTGCTGGGAGCTGGAGAGTGGAATGGTTTAGGGCTTTCTAAGCTGCTGCCAGTAAGACCTGCTTTAGGAGGAGTGGGTGATGCtgtaagagaaaaaaaatgagcGTGTAAACTACACATTCACATTTTGGCAGATTagttcaaatgaaaattctgtcatcgtttactcatgtcaaacctgtattctttcttccgcagaacacaaaagtagatattttgaagaaagttggtaaccgaacagcactggcccccattgacttgcacaattgaagtgaatgggggccaacattcttcaaaatatatatatttttgtg
This portion of the Triplophysa rosa linkage group LG20, Trosa_1v2, whole genome shotgun sequence genome encodes:
- the zmynd8 gene encoding MYND-type zinc finger-containing chromatin reader ZMYND8 isoform X3, with the protein product MHPQSLAEGEVKAESDAIEGMEIATRSKVSDQGSAERIASKRKVSSPPHSSNGHSPSESSSCPVKKKKKPGAVNNSKDQDGRNDFYCWVCHREGQVLCCELCPRVYHAKCLKLAAEPEGDWFCPECEKITVAECIETQSKAMTMLTLEQLSFLLKFALQKMKQPGTEPFQKPVALEQHPDYAEYIFNPMDLCTLEKNIKKKMYGSTEAFLADVKWILHNCIIYNGGNHKLTATAKVIVKICEHEMNEIEVCPECYLSACQKRDNWFCEPCSNPHPLVWAKLKGFPFWPAKALRDKDGQVDARFFGQHDRAWVPINNCYLMSKEIPFSVKKTKSIFNSAMQEMEVYVENIRKKFGVFNYAPFRTPYTPDNQFQMLLDPANPGAGCVKPEKHEKIKFSFDLTASPKLLVGKSMVSSGTVGGGTGRRISLTDMPRSPMSTNSSAHTGSDGEQETAEKSHAKAALPHYSTGEESMDCTASPTPPKAGLTGSSLESPKPFHSPAPSTPVKQEKTPTTGSILNLNLDRSKAEMDLKELSESVQQQNQQQPSLTSPKRQIRSRFQLNLDKTIESCKAQLGIDEISEDVYKGAEHSDSEESDKSDSSDSEYATDDEQKSKSNQENKTAADGKNAKESLKKKTKPSAVAGEDKDNSMESTTTTNTATKGEPTQTTNPVDPIAKEESEKEPPEKIKVAAASPDSREKPKTLKEDGPPAPVDVDMDSDSERELVIDLGEEQAGKERKRTRRDSAAVTALKEPAGSKADGKSTPISSAVTQPQNPAVLSSTPSIKDPSQSPVPIPLNILPLTTAPASTTLTASTLSNATSSTHSSSTTPTSTIKKQRPLLPRETVPVVQQAVVWNPTTKFQTSSQKWHMQKVQRQQQGQAQPATQAQVLTQVQHNQQPQQQAQVSSSSSGQQPSSSTRYQTRQAVKAVQQKDSAHSTSSSAVPLVTSAPASGTVMAGATVSSSSSTSTPGDIQIPTTSADVAADIAKYTNKIMDAIKGTMTEIYNDLSKSTSGNTIAEIKRLRIEIEKLQWLHQQELSEMKHNLELTMAEMRQSLEQERERIVTEVKKQMEVEKQQAVDETKKKQWCANCRKEAIFYCCWNTSYCDYPCQQAHWPEHMKSCTQSATSSQQEQETEGGADVTPKAPVQPNNGPNSPRETVTTSPADNNSEGDKSKDIVTMS
- the zmynd8 gene encoding MYND-type zinc finger-containing chromatin reader ZMYND8 isoform X2; the encoded protein is MEIATRSKVSDQGSAERIASKRKVSSPPHSSNGHSPSESSSCPVKKKKKPGAVNNSKDQSELRHGPFYYVKQPALTTDPVDVVPQDGRNDFYCWVCHREGQVLCCELCPRVYHAKCLKLAAEPEGDWFCPECEKITVAECIETQSKAMTMLTLEQLSFLLKFALQKMKQPGTEPFQKPVALEQHPDYAEYIFNPMDLCTLEKNIKKKMYGSTEAFLADVKWILHNCIIYNGGNHKLTATAKVIVKICEHEMNEIEVCPECYLSACQKRDNWFCEPCSNPHPLVWAKLKGFPFWPAKALRDKDGQVDARFFGQHDRAWVPINNCYLMSKEIPFSVKKTKSIFNSAMQEMEVYVENIRKKFGVFNYAPFRTPYTPDNQFQMLLDPANPGAGCVKPEKHEKIKFSFDLTASPKLLVGKSMVSSGTVGGGTGRRISLTDMPRSPMSTNSSAHTGSDGEQETAEKSHAKAALPHYSTGEESMDCTASPTPPKAGLTGSSLESPKPFHSPAPSTPVKQEKTPTTGSILNLNLDRSKAEMDLKELSESVQQQNQQQPSLTSPKRQIRSRFQLNLDKTIESCKAQLGIDEISEDVYKGAEHSDSEESDKSDSSDSEYATDDEQKSKSNQENKTAADGKNAKESLKKKTKPSAVAGEDKDNSMESTTTTNTATKGEPTQTTNPVDPIAKEESEKEPPEKIKVAAASPDSREKPKTLKEDGPPAPVDVDMDSDSERELVIDLGEEQAGKERKRTRRDSAAVTALKEPAGSKADGKSTPISSAVTQPQNPAVLSSTPSIKDPSQSPVPIPLNILPLTTAPASTTLTASTLSNATSSTHSSSTTPTSTIKKQRPLLPRETVPVVQQAVVWNPTTKFQTSSQKWHMQKVQRQQQGQAQPATQAQVLTQVQHNQQPQQQAQVSSSSSGQQPSSSTRYQTRQAVKAVQQKDSAHSTSSSAVPLVTSAPASGTVMAGATVSSSSSTSTPGDIQIPTTSADVAADIAKYTNKIMDAIKGTMTEIYNDLSKSTSGNTIAEIKRLRIEIEKLQWLHQQELSEMKHNLELTMAEMRQSLEQERERIVTEVKKQMEVEKQQAVDETKKKQWCANCRKEAIFYCCWNTSYCDYPCQQAHWPEHMKSCTQSATSSQQEQETEGGADVTPKAPVQPNNGPNSPRETVTTSPADNNSEGDKSKDIVTMS
- the zmynd8 gene encoding MYND-type zinc finger-containing chromatin reader ZMYND8 isoform X1 — protein: MHPQSLAEGEVKAESDAIEGMEIATRSKVSDQGSAERIASKRKVSSPPHSSNGHSPSESSSCPVKKKKKPGAVNNSKDQSELRHGPFYYVKQPALTTDPVDVVPQDGRNDFYCWVCHREGQVLCCELCPRVYHAKCLKLAAEPEGDWFCPECEKITVAECIETQSKAMTMLTLEQLSFLLKFALQKMKQPGTEPFQKPVALEQHPDYAEYIFNPMDLCTLEKNIKKKMYGSTEAFLADVKWILHNCIIYNGGNHKLTATAKVIVKICEHEMNEIEVCPECYLSACQKRDNWFCEPCSNPHPLVWAKLKGFPFWPAKALRDKDGQVDARFFGQHDRAWVPINNCYLMSKEIPFSVKKTKSIFNSAMQEMEVYVENIRKKFGVFNYAPFRTPYTPDNQFQMLLDPANPGAGCVKPEKHEKIKFSFDLTASPKLLVGKSMVSSGTVGGGTGRRISLTDMPRSPMSTNSSAHTGSDGEQETAEKSHAKAALPHYSTGEESMDCTASPTPPKAGLTGSSLESPKPFHSPAPSTPVKQEKTPTTGSILNLNLDRSKAEMDLKELSESVQQQNQQQPSLTSPKRQIRSRFQLNLDKTIESCKAQLGIDEISEDVYKGAEHSDSEESDKSDSSDSEYATDDEQKSKSNQENKTAADGKNAKESLKKKTKPSAVAGEDKDNSMESTTTTNTATKGEPTQTTNPVDPIAKEESEKEPPEKIKVAAASPDSREKPKTLKEDGPPAPVDVDMDSDSERELVIDLGEEQAGKERKRTRRDSAAVTALKEPAGSKADGKSTPISSAVTQPQNPAVLSSTPSIKDPSQSPVPIPLNILPLTTAPASTTLTASTLSNATSSTHSSSTTPTSTIKKQRPLLPRETVPVVQQAVVWNPTTKFQTSSQKWHMQKVQRQQQGQAQPATQAQVLTQVQHNQQPQQQAQVSSSSSGQQPSSSTRYQTRQAVKAVQQKDSAHSTSSSAVPLVTSAPASGTVMAGATVSSSSSTSTPGDIQIPTTSADVAADIAKYTNKIMDAIKGTMTEIYNDLSKSTSGNTIAEIKRLRIEIEKLQWLHQQELSEMKHNLELTMAEMRQSLEQERERIVTEVKKQMEVEKQQAVDETKKKQWCANCRKEAIFYCCWNTSYCDYPCQQAHWPEHMKSCTQSATSSQQEQETEGGADVTPKAPVQPNNGPNSPRETVTTSPADNNSEGDKSKDIVTMS